The window AAAAGGAAAAATGGCTGCCGGGATGGAAAAACCGGCTGACCACATACACGGACCCGGAGGCTTAGTCATCGTGCTGGAGATTTCCAACAAAGTCAGCATTCCCGACCATGAAATTGACATGCAGGCCATCCGCGCACAAGGCGCCGGGGGACAGAACGTCAACAAAGTGTCCTCCGCCGTGCATCTGCGCTTTGATATCAGGGCGTCTTCCTTGCCTGAGGTATACAAGGAAAGACTGCTTGAATTAAACGATCAACGTATCACCAAGGATGGCGTCATCGTCATCAAAGCGCAGCAATATCGCACCCAGGAACAGAATCGCGAGGATGCGTTGGCGCGGCTGAAAGAGGTTATCGTCGGAGCGATGGCGACGCGTAAAAAACGTATCGCCACCAAGCCCACCAAAGGCTCCCAGGCTCGACGTCTGGAGGGCAAGACCAAACGCGCCAAGGTCAAATCCGCCCGCGGGCGGGTGAGCCGTTACGACTGATTTATAGTATTATTAACATGGCAATGATATTGGCATGTTAATCACCAGGCGCATGGACGCGCCTGCGCGGCGACAAGCCGCGGGAGACAGGGCCTGACCTGTGCAGGCCCTGTCGTTGCAGACAAATAGAAGGAAGCTATTTGTCTGCCTGATTAGTAGTTCTCGCAGTCCGCCGACAGGCTGTGATTGCAACCATCGCGGCCAATGTACTGCTGGGTGCTGTACTCGGCGATCGGCAGTTTAGCCACGGTCATGCCGTCTTCGGTGAGCGCATCCACATAGTCCACGAATCCCTGCGCATACTCGGTGAACGTATCCACATACAGGCCGGCGTTATAGGGCGTGGCGAACGTGTTGTAGCCATCCTGTCCAGACGCGATGAAGTCGTTAGTGACCACGGTGTAGGTCGCGTTCAGGTCGATAGCGCTCCAATCTCCCGCCACACGTGAGTTCACCTCCACATTAGACAGGCGCGCGCCTTTGGCCTGTGCGGCGTTCACGTTGAAACGCAGACCGGCGGCGTAGGGGTAGGAGCCGGAAGAACCATTGTTATCCAGGGTATTGGACAGCGCATCTTCCAGTACGTCGACGATTTGCTGTCCGGTCATCTCCAGCGTCACCAGGGTGTTGGAGAAGGGAAGCAATGTATAGGCGTCCGCTACGGTAAGGTCGCCCATGGGAATATCCGTTCTCACGCCGCCGCCGTTCTGGATGGCGATATCGGCGGTGGGCGTCACGGTCAGGAAGGCTTTGGCGACGATGTTGGAGATATCGCTGCCGTTGACATAGTTCTCCGAGACATCACACAGGCTGGAGCGCGCCTCGCCGGGCCAGCGCACCAGACACAGATTGTCTGATACTGTGCCGATCACAGTTTGCTTCAGGGTATCCACTTCATCGTCATAAATCGCCAGCAGGCGCTCTGAAATGGCGTCCGCCGTGGTGGAGACAATTTCCTTGTGGCTGGTCAGCGCTTGCGTCACCCGATCGGCGTCAGCGGCAGGCAGGGTTTTAGTGACTTTATCCGCCGCGGTATAGGTGAACGACTTGGCGACAGGCATGTAAGGATTTCCGCTACAGGCGGTGACTTTGCCGCTGGCGTCGAAGCTGACGTCCAGAGCGCCCAGCAGATGCGCATATTCCCAGGCGTGTACGATGCAGACTGCGTCTCCGGCTTTATTCGTGGCCTTTTTCGGGTAATCGCTGACGACGTTGAAGCCCAATTGGGTGAACGTCTCCCCGCCCATCAAGGTGTGGGAGTCGCCGCCGACAATGACGTCCACCCCAGTCAGGTTCGCCGCCAGAGTCTGATCGTTGGCGTAAGTGTAGTGCGTCATCAGGATGATTTTGTTGACGCCCTGGGCGCTGATTTCATCGATATACTTCTGC is drawn from Hahella sp. KA22 and contains these coding sequences:
- a CDS encoding 5'-nucleotidase C-terminal domain-containing protein, with protein sequence MAPFHVTRAGAVLCVSIALAACSDSNSPQSNDDSGFSLSILHINDHHSHLAASTFSYDVSALGLQTKTDGGADIGSVSVSYGGFPMLTSLADTLADEKRNVLKLHSGDAITGALYFTLFGGEADAEMMNRICFDAFALGNHEFDNGDTGLASFLNYLAADDCGTDVLAANVAPGDASPIAQGYIKPYVIKEVGGQKIGLIGIDIAQKTQESSRPDAGTTLLDETATAQKYIDEISAQGVNKIILMTHYTYANDQTLAANLTGVDVIVGGDSHTLMGGETFTQLGFNVVSDYPKKATNKAGDAVCIVHAWEYAHLLGALDVSFDASGKVTACSGNPYMPVAKSFTYTAADKVTKTLPAADADRVTQALTSHKEIVSTTADAISERLLAIYDDEVDTLKQTVIGTVSDNLCLVRWPGEARSSLCDVSENYVNGSDISNIVAKAFLTVTPTADIAIQNGGGVRTDIPMGDLTVADAYTLLPFSNTLVTLEMTGQQIVDVLEDALSNTLDNNGSSGSYPYAAGLRFNVNAAQAKGARLSNVEVNSRVAGDWSAIDLNATYTVVTNDFIASGQDGYNTFATPYNAGLYVDTFTEYAQGFVDYVDALTEDGMTVAKLPIAEYSTQQYIGRDGCNHSLSADCENY
- the arfB gene encoding alternative ribosome rescue aminoacyl-tRNA hydrolase ArfB, with the protein product MLEISNKVSIPDHEIDMQAIRAQGAGGQNVNKVSSAVHLRFDIRASSLPEVYKERLLELNDQRITKDGVIVIKAQQYRTQEQNREDALARLKEVIVGAMATRKKRIATKPTKGSQARRLEGKTKRAKVKSARGRVSRYD